In Paraburkholderia caribensis, a single window of DNA contains:
- the fliH gene encoding flagellar assembly protein FliH, whose product MHMSEHDSTRKESLSAYQRWEMASFDPVPEPEPEVDDGAFEAELQRLRDTAHAQGVASGHVAGQALGYQAGYEQGRAQGFEQGQAEAHSEAAQLAALAETFKAALDNVQHELSETIVALALDIAQQVVRQHVQHDPTALIAAAREVMATEPALVGAPALIVSPADLPVVEAYLLEELQTRGWSVRTDPAVERGGCRAVSTTGEVDAGIGTRWERVTAALGKASTW is encoded by the coding sequence ATGCATATGTCTGAGCACGACTCCACGCGCAAGGAAAGCCTCTCGGCCTACCAGCGCTGGGAGATGGCCTCGTTCGACCCGGTGCCCGAGCCGGAACCCGAAGTCGACGACGGCGCGTTCGAAGCCGAACTGCAACGCCTGCGCGACACCGCGCATGCGCAGGGCGTTGCGTCCGGCCATGTGGCCGGCCAGGCGCTCGGCTATCAGGCCGGCTACGAACAGGGCCGCGCGCAAGGTTTCGAGCAGGGCCAGGCGGAAGCGCACTCGGAAGCCGCGCAGCTTGCCGCGCTCGCCGAAACGTTCAAGGCCGCGCTCGACAACGTGCAGCATGAACTGTCAGAAACGATCGTCGCGCTCGCGCTCGACATCGCGCAACAAGTGGTTCGCCAGCATGTCCAGCACGACCCGACGGCGCTGATCGCCGCCGCGCGTGAGGTGATGGCGACGGAACCGGCGCTGGTCGGCGCGCCGGCGCTGATCGTGAGCCCTGCCGATCTGCCCGTCGTCGAAGCGTATCTGCTGGAAGAACTGCAGACGCGCGGCTGGAGCGTGCGCACCGATCCCGCGGTCGAACGCGGCGGCTGCCGCGCGGTCTCCACGACGGGCGAAGTGGACGCCGGCATCGGCACGCGCTGGGAGCGCGTGACGGCTGCGCTCGGCAAGGCAAGCACATGGTAA
- the fliI gene encoding flagellar protein export ATPase FliI, with protein MVKPTIEDIQHSDLTPLERELALASFGAEALTVAQMEESLAALESAISDAHSAGQSRDESHHDANDHASSAHPAAAPASRESAAAPKRAPDPALASNPHLQAWRNRLNGLRERNQIARPLRACGRLTRAAGLVLEAVGLRLAVGSEVMIELPPGSSRTMAEAEVVGFHGDKLFLMPTTEVAGLLPGARVYPLEVAPIADPMAGAKRLPVGWELLGRVVDASGKPLDGFGPLNARNDAPLTAPTINPLHREPIHKVLDVGVRAINALLTVGRGQRMGLFAGSGVGKSVLLGTMARYTSAEVIVIGLIGERGREVKEFIEQILGEEGLARSVVVAAPADVSPLLRMQAAAYTTSLAEYFRDQGKHVLLLMDSLTRYAMAQREIALAIGEPPATKGYPPSVFAKLPALVERTGNGPEGGGSITAFYTVLTEGDDQQDPIADSARAILDGHIVLSRALAEAGHYPAIDIEASISRAMTSLISDAHLDRTRQFKQMLSRYQRNRDLINVGAYSSGRDAVLDKAIALYPRMEAFLQQGFRESAGFDASIAYLDSLFG; from the coding sequence ATGGTAAAGCCGACCATCGAAGACATTCAGCACAGCGACCTCACGCCGCTCGAGCGCGAGCTGGCGCTGGCGTCGTTCGGCGCGGAAGCGCTCACCGTCGCGCAGATGGAGGAGTCGCTGGCGGCGTTGGAATCCGCGATTTCCGACGCGCATTCGGCGGGCCAATCGCGCGATGAATCCCACCACGACGCAAACGACCACGCCAGCAGCGCACATCCCGCTGCCGCGCCCGCGAGCCGCGAATCGGCGGCTGCGCCAAAGCGCGCGCCCGATCCCGCCCTTGCATCCAATCCGCATCTGCAGGCGTGGCGCAATCGTTTGAACGGCCTGCGCGAGCGCAATCAGATAGCGCGCCCGCTGCGCGCCTGCGGCCGCCTGACGCGCGCCGCCGGTCTGGTGCTCGAGGCCGTCGGCCTGCGGCTCGCCGTCGGCTCGGAAGTGATGATCGAGCTTCCGCCCGGCAGCTCGCGCACGATGGCGGAAGCCGAAGTGGTCGGCTTTCACGGCGACAAGCTGTTTCTGATGCCGACCACGGAAGTCGCCGGTCTGCTGCCCGGTGCGCGCGTTTATCCGCTGGAAGTCGCGCCCATCGCCGATCCGATGGCGGGCGCGAAGCGTCTGCCCGTTGGCTGGGAACTGCTCGGCCGCGTGGTCGATGCATCGGGTAAGCCGCTCGACGGCTTCGGCCCGCTCAACGCGCGCAACGATGCGCCGCTCACGGCGCCGACCATCAACCCGCTGCATCGCGAGCCGATTCACAAGGTGCTCGACGTCGGCGTGCGCGCAATCAACGCGCTGCTCACCGTCGGACGCGGCCAGCGCATGGGCCTGTTCGCGGGTTCGGGCGTCGGCAAATCGGTGCTGCTCGGCACGATGGCGCGCTACACCAGCGCGGAAGTGATCGTGATCGGCCTGATCGGCGAACGTGGCCGCGAAGTGAAGGAATTCATCGAGCAGATTCTCGGCGAGGAAGGTCTCGCGCGCTCGGTGGTCGTGGCCGCGCCCGCCGACGTGTCGCCGCTGCTGCGCATGCAGGCGGCCGCCTATACGACGTCGCTCGCCGAATACTTCCGTGATCAGGGCAAGCACGTTCTGCTGCTGATGGACTCGCTCACGCGTTACGCGATGGCGCAGCGCGAGATCGCGCTGGCGATCGGCGAGCCGCCCGCGACCAAGGGCTATCCGCCTTCCGTGTTCGCCAAGCTGCCCGCGCTCGTCGAACGCACGGGCAATGGGCCGGAAGGCGGCGGTTCCATTACGGCGTTCTATACGGTGCTGACGGAAGGCGACGACCAGCAGGACCCGATCGCCGACTCGGCGCGCGCGATTCTCGACGGCCATATCGTGCTGTCGCGCGCACTCGCCGAAGCGGGCCACTATCCCGCCATCGACATCGAAGCGTCGATCAGCCGCGCAATGACCTCGCTCATCAGCGACGCGCATCTGGACCGCACGCGTCAGTTCAAGCAGATGCTGTCGCGCTACCAGCGCAATCGCGATCTGATCAATGTCGGCGCGTATTCGTCGGGACGCGACGCCGTGCTCGACAAGGCCATCGCGCTGTATCCGCGCATGGAAGCGTTCCTGCAGCAAGGTTTTCGCGAAAGCGCCGGCTTCGACGCCAGCATCGCGTACCTCGACTCGCTGTTCGGCTAG
- the fliJ gene encoding flagellar export protein FliJ has protein sequence MSKHFPIKTLIGLAQDDVDAAARKLGRVQRERNEVEAQLTALIEYRDEYHRRFTETAKAGMPAGNMRNFQAFIDTLDAAIEQQRGLLTTATARVEAAKPEWQHSKQKLGSYEVLEARGIAAEAKVAARREQRDADEFGARILRMRAEGA, from the coding sequence ATGAGCAAGCACTTTCCGATCAAGACGCTGATTGGCCTCGCGCAGGACGACGTCGACGCCGCCGCGCGCAAGCTCGGCCGCGTGCAGCGCGAGCGCAACGAAGTCGAAGCGCAGCTGACCGCGCTCATCGAATACCGCGACGAGTATCACCGCCGCTTCACCGAAACCGCCAAGGCGGGCATGCCCGCCGGCAACATGCGCAACTTTCAGGCGTTCATCGACACGCTCGACGCCGCTATCGAACAGCAGCGCGGCTTGCTGACGACGGCAACGGCGCGTGTCGAAGCGGCCAAGCCCGAATGGCAGCACAGCAAGCAGAAGCTCGGTTCTTACGAAGTACTGGAAGCACGCGGCATCGCCGCTGAAGCAAAAGTCGCGGCGCGCCGCGAGCAACGGGACGCCGACGAGTTCGGCGCACGAATTCTCCGGATGCGCGCAGAAGGCGCATGA
- a CDS encoding flagellar hook-length control protein FliK produces the protein MSPLSLINSLLGSTSGTSGSSASNGVNASALPFSTTLQQSIAAQNQIAAPSPTPAPAPTPAPSASNGSSVHDVPPADNSSNNTSAADSSNGTDSTKSAGQTDNTQQSSASNGANGADGTNGANGKDKTDTASKPNDGAPTKDAAAAETAAAAAAAAAAVQAQAQASGAADAANAAVADAQPSTPASTPVAGNTTTPVIQTPSKKIASLDPKATQDALQAAFAAMANGQGAAPATGVSGSAGSGTSATGDATLGGSGAGAGKGLTLGDLRNMKGEATANGANATAATTPAAAAAQPSPAETLAAASANLSQTNSVPAASADTNAALAATQAASAAAAASATTTATQGSNPATAAMANAIAPQVGAHDWEDAFSQKVVFLTNAHQQTAELTLNPRDLGPLQVVLQVADNHAHALFVSQHQQVREAVEAALPKLREAMEQGGIGLGSASVSDGFARQSSQQGQEQSGGARGGRGSGRGDVGIDVADSGVTTVSMPVRRTVGLVDTFA, from the coding sequence ATGTCGCCTCTTTCACTGATCAACTCGCTGCTCGGCTCGACGAGCGGCACATCGGGCAGCAGCGCGTCGAACGGCGTGAACGCCAGCGCGCTGCCGTTCTCGACGACGCTGCAGCAAAGCATCGCCGCGCAGAACCAGATTGCCGCGCCCTCGCCCACGCCGGCTCCCGCGCCGACGCCGGCGCCATCCGCATCGAATGGTTCCAGCGTGCACGACGTGCCGCCCGCCGATAACAGCTCGAACAACACCAGCGCCGCCGACAGCTCGAACGGCACCGACAGCACCAAGTCCGCAGGCCAGACCGACAACACGCAGCAAAGCAGCGCGTCGAACGGCGCCAATGGTGCGGACGGCACGAACGGCGCGAACGGCAAGGACAAGACCGACACGGCCTCGAAGCCCAACGACGGCGCGCCGACCAAGGACGCCGCAGCCGCGGAGACGGCGGCAGCCGCAGCGGCCGCAGCCGCCGCCGTGCAAGCGCAGGCACAGGCGAGCGGCGCGGCCGACGCAGCGAATGCGGCAGTGGCCGATGCACAGCCGTCGACACCTGCTTCGACCCCGGTCGCCGGCAACACGACCACGCCTGTGATCCAGACGCCGTCGAAGAAGATCGCATCGCTCGATCCGAAAGCGACTCAAGACGCATTGCAGGCCGCCTTCGCCGCGATGGCGAACGGCCAGGGCGCGGCGCCCGCGACGGGCGTGAGCGGATCCGCTGGCTCGGGCACGTCGGCCACGGGCGACGCGACGCTCGGCGGTTCGGGCGCAGGCGCGGGCAAGGGCCTGACGCTCGGCGACTTGCGCAACATGAAGGGCGAGGCGACGGCGAACGGCGCGAATGCCACCGCCGCCACGACACCCGCCGCCGCAGCCGCGCAGCCGAGCCCCGCCGAAACCCTCGCCGCCGCCAGCGCGAACCTCTCGCAGACGAACTCCGTGCCCGCCGCGAGCGCCGACACGAACGCCGCGCTCGCGGCGACTCAGGCCGCATCGGCGGCAGCGGCTGCGAGCGCAACGACGACGGCAACGCAGGGTTCCAACCCGGCAACGGCCGCGATGGCGAACGCGATCGCGCCGCAAGTCGGCGCGCACGATTGGGAAGACGCGTTCAGCCAGAAGGTCGTGTTCCTCACCAACGCGCATCAGCAGACGGCGGAGCTCACGCTCAACCCGCGCGATCTCGGCCCGCTACAGGTCGTCCTCCAGGTTGCCGATAACCATGCACATGCCCTTTTTGTTTCGCAGCATCAGCAGGTGCGGGAGGCGGTCGAAGCCGCTCTGCCGAAACTGCGCGAAGCGATGGAGCAAGGCGGCATCGGCCTGGGCAGCGCCAGCGTCAGCGACGGCTTTGCCCGCCAGAGCAGCCAGCAGGGCCAGGAGCAGAGCGGCGGCGCTCGCGGTGGCCGCGGTAGTGGCCGTGGCGATGTGGGCATCGACGTCGCGGATAGTGGCGTGACGACGGTGAGCATGCCGGTGCGACGCACGGTTGGGTTGGTGGATACGTTCGCGTGA
- the fliL gene encoding flagellar basal body-associated protein FliL, which yields MATTTANQQANAKPSSPGLVKRILVILLIVLVAAGAAGAATWFFMSKRAPAAATAAAPAPAPAPIFFPLESMTVNLQSDDGQQHYLRIGLTLKLTDQKVQEHLTEHMPEVRSRVLLALSNKHPEELATLDGKKALATELEKLIEEPTEANGQPVHVSDVLFTEFVVQ from the coding sequence ATGGCAACCACGACCGCAAACCAGCAAGCCAACGCGAAGCCCTCCTCTCCGGGCCTCGTCAAGCGCATTTTGGTGATCCTGCTGATCGTACTGGTCGCGGCAGGCGCCGCCGGCGCCGCCACCTGGTTCTTCATGTCCAAGCGTGCGCCCGCCGCCGCAACGGCAGCTGCGCCGGCGCCCGCGCCTGCACCTATCTTCTTTCCGCTCGAATCGATGACGGTGAACCTGCAGTCCGACGACGGCCAGCAGCACTATCTGCGCATCGGTCTGACGCTGAAGCTGACCGACCAGAAGGTTCAGGAACATTTGACCGAACACATGCCCGAAGTCCGCAGCCGCGTGCTGCTCGCGCTGTCGAACAAGCATCCCGAGGAACTCGCGACGCTCGACGGCAAGAAAGCACTCGCCACGGAACTCGAAAAGCTGATCGAAGAGCCGACCGAGGCCAACGGTCAACCCGTGCACGTCTCCGACGTGCTGTTCACCGAATTCGTCGTCCAGTAA
- the fliM gene encoding flagellar motor switch protein FliM, with translation MGHEEFMSQEEVDALLKGVTGESDSQSDQSERSGVRPYNIATQERIVRGRMPGLEIINDRFARLLRVGIFNFMRRTAEISVGPVKVQKYSEFTRNLPIPTNLNLVHVKPLRGTSLFVFDPNLVFFVVDNLFGGDGRFHTRVEGRDFTQTEQRIISKLLGLVFEHYTTAWKSVRPLQFEYVRSEMHTQFANVATPNEIVIVTQFSIEFGPTGGTLHICMPYSMIEPIRDVLSSPIQGEALEVDRRWVRVLSQQVQAAEVELTADLAQVPVTFQEILNMKAGDVLPINIPEHITAKVDGVPVMECGYGIFNGQYALRVQKMISAAEQMKEAGYD, from the coding sequence ATGGGCCACGAAGAGTTCATGTCCCAGGAGGAGGTCGATGCCCTCCTCAAGGGCGTCACCGGCGAGTCCGACTCGCAATCCGACCAGTCCGAGCGCTCCGGTGTCCGCCCGTACAACATCGCGACGCAGGAACGCATCGTTCGCGGCCGGATGCCCGGCCTCGAAATCATCAACGACCGGTTCGCGCGCCTGTTGCGCGTCGGCATATTCAACTTCATGCGGCGCACGGCGGAAATTTCCGTCGGCCCGGTGAAGGTGCAGAAGTACAGCGAGTTCACCCGCAACCTGCCGATCCCGACGAACCTGAACCTCGTCCACGTGAAGCCGCTGCGCGGCACGTCGCTGTTCGTGTTCGATCCGAACCTCGTGTTCTTCGTGGTCGACAACCTGTTCGGCGGCGATGGGCGTTTCCATACGCGAGTGGAAGGCCGCGACTTCACGCAGACCGAGCAGCGCATCATCAGCAAGCTGCTCGGCCTCGTGTTCGAGCACTACACGACGGCATGGAAGAGCGTGCGCCCACTGCAGTTCGAATACGTGCGCTCGGAAATGCACACGCAGTTCGCAAACGTTGCCACGCCGAACGAAATCGTGATCGTCACGCAGTTCTCGATCGAGTTCGGGCCGACAGGCGGCACGCTGCATATCTGCATGCCGTACTCGATGATCGAGCCGATCCGCGACGTGCTGTCCTCGCCGATCCAGGGCGAAGCGCTCGAAGTGGACCGCCGCTGGGTGCGCGTGCTGTCGCAGCAGGTGCAGGCAGCCGAAGTGGAACTGACGGCCGATCTCGCGCAGGTCCCCGTGACGTTCCAGGAGATTCTCAACATGAAGGCGGGCGACGTGCTGCCCATCAACATTCCCGAGCACATCACGGCGAAGGTCGACGGCGTGCCGGTGATGGAATGCGGCTACGGAATTTTCAATGGTCAATACGCATTGCGCGTGCAAAAGATGATCAGCGCAGCGGAACAGATGAAGGAAGCGGGATATGACTGA
- the fliN gene encoding flagellar motor switch protein FliN, with amino-acid sequence MTELNSTPDMDMPEESKVNDPLPGSGAEEAALDDWASALAEQNDNTSVSATTAGVFQPLSKVEPSTTRNDIDMILDIPVQMTVELGRTKIAIRNLLQLAQGSVVELDGLAGEPMDVLVNGCLIAQGEVVVVNDKFGIRLTDIITPSERIRKLNR; translated from the coding sequence ATGACTGAGTTGAACTCGACACCCGATATGGACATGCCGGAAGAGTCGAAGGTGAATGATCCGTTGCCCGGCTCGGGCGCCGAAGAAGCGGCCCTCGACGATTGGGCGAGCGCGCTCGCCGAGCAGAACGACAACACGTCGGTCAGCGCGACCACGGCGGGTGTGTTCCAGCCGCTGTCGAAGGTCGAGCCGTCCACGACGCGCAACGACATCGACATGATTCTGGACATTCCCGTTCAGATGACGGTCGAACTGGGCCGCACGAAGATCGCGATCCGTAACCTGCTGCAACTGGCGCAGGGTTCCGTCGTCGAGCTGGACGGTCTCGCGGGCGAGCCGATGGACGTGCTCGTCAACGGCTGCCTGATTGCGCAGGGCGAAGTGGTGGTCGTGAACGACAAGTTCGGTATTCGCCTGACCGACATCATCACGCCGTCCGAGCGTATCCGGAAGCTGAACCGATGA
- the fliO gene encoding flagellar biosynthetic protein FliO: protein MKHAVTRAAFHGGGMPLPRRARFMSTVIVAGLMLCASTFHLAHAADMNAVNNAAKIASSVGAGTAVPSLGVGAVLQTIVGLAVVIGLVFGFAWLARRFGLQPGQRGGIVKTIGGTSLGGKERVAVVEIGDTWLVLGAAPGNVRLLHTMPAGASSGAPLPTGTPFSVPGASSPGGPVQLSGTFGQRFRDALKNEAAKRFQRRASGEQ, encoded by the coding sequence ATGAAACACGCAGTAACCCGGGCCGCGTTCCATGGAGGCGGCATGCCGCTGCCGCGCCGCGCCCGTTTCATGTCGACGGTGATCGTGGCCGGGCTCATGCTCTGCGCCAGCACTTTCCATCTTGCGCATGCCGCCGACATGAATGCCGTCAACAACGCCGCGAAGATCGCCTCGAGCGTCGGCGCGGGAACGGCGGTGCCGTCGCTCGGCGTCGGCGCCGTGCTGCAGACGATCGTAGGTCTTGCTGTCGTGATCGGCCTCGTGTTCGGCTTCGCATGGCTCGCGCGCCGCTTCGGCCTGCAACCGGGCCAGCGCGGCGGGATCGTGAAGACGATCGGCGGGACGTCGCTTGGCGGCAAGGAGCGCGTGGCCGTCGTCGAGATCGGCGATACGTGGCTCGTGCTCGGCGCTGCGCCCGGCAATGTGCGCCTGTTGCATACCATGCCTGCCGGCGCGTCCTCGGGCGCACCCCTTCCCACCGGCACGCCTTTTTCAGTGCCCGGCGCATCCAGTCCCGGCGGCCCGGTCCAGTTGAGCGGCACTTTCGGACAACGCTTTCGCGACGCGCTCAAAAACGAAGCGGCCAAACGTTTCCAGCGACGCGCGAGCGGAGAACAGTAA
- the fliP gene encoding flagellar type III secretion system pore protein FliP (The bacterial flagellar biogenesis protein FliP forms a type III secretion system (T3SS)-type pore required for flagellar assembly.): MQYDRSDARRRCAVTSHVLSQASRQAPASMKKRILKGAALIAPLAVPALLFALPTLSHAQANGLPAFNTSPGPNGGTTYSLSVQTMLLLTMLSFLPAMVLMMTSFTRIIIVLSLLRQAIGTPTTPPNQVMVGLALFLTLFVMTPVLDKAYTDGYKPFSEGTIQMDEAVKRGVAPFKAFMLKQTRESDLALFARISHAAPMQGPEDVPLSLLVPSFVTSELKTGFQIGFTVFIPFVIIDMVVASVLMSMGMMMISPATISLPFKLMLFVLVDGWQLIIGSLAQSFV; encoded by the coding sequence ATGCAGTACGACCGATCTGACGCGCGGCGCCGCTGCGCTGTGACTTCCCACGTCCTTTCACAGGCTTCAAGGCAGGCTCCCGCTTCGATGAAAAAGCGCATCCTGAAGGGCGCCGCGCTGATTGCGCCGCTCGCCGTGCCCGCGCTGCTGTTCGCGCTGCCGACGCTGTCGCACGCGCAGGCCAACGGTCTGCCCGCCTTCAACACGAGCCCCGGCCCGAACGGCGGCACGACTTACTCGCTGAGCGTGCAGACGATGCTGCTGCTCACGATGCTGTCGTTCCTGCCCGCGATGGTGTTGATGATGACGAGTTTCACGCGCATCATCATCGTGCTGTCGCTGCTGCGTCAGGCGATCGGCACGCCGACCACGCCGCCCAATCAGGTAATGGTCGGTCTTGCGCTGTTTCTTACGCTGTTCGTGATGACGCCCGTGCTCGACAAGGCGTACACCGATGGCTACAAGCCCTTCTCCGAAGGCACGATCCAGATGGACGAGGCCGTGAAGCGCGGTGTCGCGCCGTTCAAGGCATTCATGCTGAAGCAGACCCGCGAGAGCGATCTCGCGCTGTTCGCGCGCATCTCGCACGCCGCGCCGATGCAGGGTCCGGAAGATGTGCCGCTGTCGCTGCTGGTGCCGTCGTTCGTGACGAGCGAACTGAAGACGGGTTTTCAGATCGGCTTTACCGTGTTCATTCCGTTCGTGATTATCGACATGGTGGTGGCGAGCGTGCTGATGTCGATGGGCATGATGATGATTTCGCCCGCGACAATTTCGCTGCCATTCAAGCTGATGCTGTTCGTGCTGGTGGATGGCTGGCAGTTGATCATTGGCTCGCTTGCACAGAGCTTCGTCTGA
- the fliQ gene encoding flagellar biosynthesis protein FliQ, with the protein MTPETVTTLAHEAMYIALLLAAPPLFVGLVVGLVVSLFQAATQINEATLSFIPKLFAIAVTLVLIGPWMLAKLLDYTRHMFTSIPTLAN; encoded by the coding sequence ATGACGCCGGAAACCGTCACCACGCTTGCGCACGAAGCGATGTACATCGCGTTGTTGCTGGCTGCGCCGCCGCTTTTCGTCGGGCTTGTTGTCGGTCTCGTCGTGAGCCTGTTTCAGGCGGCGACGCAGATCAACGAAGCCACGCTGTCGTTCATTCCGAAGCTGTTCGCGATTGCCGTGACGCTGGTGCTGATCGGTCCGTGGATGCTCGCGAAGCTGCTCGATTACACGCGCCACATGTTCACCAGCATTCCGACGCTCGCCAACTGA
- the fliR gene encoding flagellar biosynthetic protein FliR yields the protein MFSVTYEQLNVWLTAFLWPFVRILALMATAPAFGDKSLPTRVKVALAGFITLIVAPTIGALPQVTVFSAQGVWIIVNQFLIGAALGFTMQLVFGAIQAAGDIMGMSMGLGFATFFDPHAAGSTDVMSRYMNMLAILTFLAFDGHLQVISALIQTFQALPVSANLLGANGWRVLAGWGSTVISAALLLSLPIVTALLITNLALGILNRAAPQIGVFQVGLPVTVITGLLLIQLMLPNMMPFFARLFESGIEEMGRVVAGLR from the coding sequence ATGTTCTCCGTCACCTACGAACAGCTGAACGTCTGGCTTACGGCGTTCCTGTGGCCGTTCGTACGGATTCTCGCGCTGATGGCGACGGCGCCCGCGTTCGGCGACAAGTCGTTGCCGACTCGCGTGAAGGTCGCTCTTGCGGGATTCATTACGCTGATCGTTGCGCCGACTATCGGTGCGTTGCCGCAGGTTACTGTGTTTTCCGCGCAGGGCGTGTGGATCATCGTCAATCAGTTTTTGATTGGTGCGGCGCTCGGTTTTACGATGCAGCTCGTGTTTGGGGCGATTCAGGCGGCCGGCGACATCATGGGCATGAGCATGGGGCTCGGGTTCGCGACGTTCTTCGATCCGCATGCCGCTGGTTCGACTGACGTCATGTCGCGGTATATGAACATGCTCGCGATTTTGACGTTTCTCGCGTTCGATGGGCATTTGCAGGTCATTTCTGCTCTGATTCAGACGTTTCAGGCGCTGCCTGTGTCGGCAAATCTGCTCGGCGCCAATGGATGGCGTGTGCTGGCTGGATGGGGGAGCACTGTGATCAGTGCTGCACTGCTGCTTTCTCTGCCGATTGTCACTGCGCTTCTTATCACCAATCTTGCGCTGGGGATTCTTAATCGGGCTGCGCCGCAGATTGGGGTGTTTCAGGTTGGGCTGCCGGTTACTGTTATTACTGGTTTGCTGCTGATTCAGTTGATGTTGCCCAATATGATGCCGTTCTTTGCACGGTTGTTTGAGAGTGGGATTGAGGAGATGGGGCGGGTGGTGGCTGGGTTGAGGTAA
- the flgL gene encoding flagellar hook-associated protein FlgL, with protein MRISTSQYFGMNVQTMDDQQSTLASLYQQLSSGVSLATPSDNPVGAAQAVQLSMQGATLSQYADNQNTALAALQSEDGSLSSINNVLTSISTQLVRAGDGSLNDGDRGAIATQLQGLRNQLMGLANGTDGSGSYLYAGYQAGTPPFSINASGAVQYNGDNGVQNVQVTGTRNIAIGDTGQAVFLSISPAGSAAVTAGNSANTGTGTIGNVSVSNPTDPTNQHKFTINFTSATTYTITDATTSTTSAPQTFATGQAISLGGGGQSVTITGAPNAGDSFSVTPAAQSSKDVFANLDSVIAALQTPVSGTGGQANLTNALGTAMTQLHNTMNNVTSIQTSVGGREQEVEALQTVTQTNSLQTTSNLADLTQTDLTSVISKYTMTQFSLQAAQQGFSMIQKLSLFDYIGN; from the coding sequence ATGCGCATCTCTACTTCACAGTATTTCGGCATGAACGTCCAGACGATGGACGATCAGCAATCCACACTGGCGTCGCTGTATCAGCAACTTTCGAGCGGCGTGAGTCTCGCGACGCCGTCGGACAACCCGGTCGGCGCAGCGCAGGCCGTGCAGCTCAGCATGCAGGGCGCGACGCTGTCGCAGTACGCCGACAACCAGAACACCGCGCTCGCTGCGCTGCAATCCGAGGACGGCTCGCTCTCCAGCATCAACAACGTGCTGACGTCGATCAGCACGCAGCTGGTGCGCGCGGGCGACGGCTCGCTCAACGATGGCGACCGCGGCGCGATCGCGACGCAGCTGCAGGGTTTGCGCAACCAGCTGATGGGTCTTGCGAACGGCACAGACGGCTCGGGCAGCTATCTGTACGCTGGTTATCAGGCAGGGACGCCGCCGTTCTCGATCAACGCGAGCGGCGCTGTGCAGTACAACGGTGACAACGGCGTGCAGAACGTGCAGGTGACGGGCACGCGCAACATCGCGATCGGCGATACAGGCCAGGCGGTGTTCCTGAGCATCTCGCCGGCGGGCAGCGCGGCGGTGACGGCGGGCAATTCGGCGAACACGGGGACGGGCACGATCGGCAATGTGTCGGTGAGCAATCCGACTGATCCGACGAACCAGCACAAGTTCACGATCAACTTCACGTCTGCGACGACGTACACGATCACCGACGCGACCACATCGACGACGAGCGCGCCGCAGACCTTTGCGACTGGCCAGGCGATTTCGCTTGGCGGCGGCGGCCAGAGTGTGACGATTACGGGTGCGCCCAATGCTGGCGATTCGTTCTCGGTGACGCCTGCGGCGCAGTCGAGCAAGGACGTATTCGCGAATCTCGACAGCGTGATTGCCGCGCTGCAAACGCCCGTTTCGGGCACGGGCGGCCAGGCGAACCTGACGAACGCGCTGGGCACGGCGATGACCCAGTTGCATAACACGATGAACAACGTGACGTCGATTCAGACGTCCGTGGGCGGCCGGGAGCAGGAGGTCGAGGCGCTGCAGACGGTGACGCAGACGAACTCGTTGCAGACGACGAGCAATCTTGCGGATTTGACGCAGACTGATTTGACGTCCGTCATCAGCAAGTACACGATGACGCAGTTTTCGCTGCAGGCAGCGCAGCAGGGTTTTTCGATGATTCAGAAGTTGTCGTTGTTTGATTACATTGGAAACTGA